A genome region from Pseudanabaena sp. Chao 1811 includes the following:
- a CDS encoding FHA domain-containing protein produces MLKLRIFNTKIPQELESVHISPETSKKNDFLIGRAPYCDVPLSNPTVSREHCKISFLDDQYYFTDLGSTNGSQINNISREALKAVRLAVNDTIQLGDFTLLVEEITVYSQLDNLFEEEEEPTEPSIAHLYPSVTTEMSSGDRSSDRAVDIVASIVEASVNSSQYMPLAVLSPHEIPRWTKGNLTLKCVNIIAETADVKTFSFVTTPPHLFTYKAGQFITLETAIDGVEVSRSYSISSTPSRPHSLEITVKQVPSLNPEDFTIFEDLMSNWLHNNFNVGSQIRASGAFGDFTCFDYPSQKLLFLSAGSGITPMMSMSRWIYDTHSDCDVVFFHCARSPQDIIYKQELELMAARSPKFHLAITVTRPTVQQPWIGLRGRLTTAMLEMIAPDWRDRTVFVHGPEGFMQSTKSLLEGMGFPMQQYHEEDFDETENPSNSSQSKDELLAT; encoded by the coding sequence ATGCTAAAACTTAGGATTTTCAATACCAAGATTCCTCAAGAGCTAGAATCTGTTCACATATCACCTGAAACTAGTAAGAAGAATGATTTTCTAATTGGTCGTGCACCATATTGTGATGTACCTCTCAGTAATCCCACTGTTAGCCGAGAACATTGCAAAATCTCGTTTTTAGATGATCAATATTACTTCACTGATTTAGGCAGTACTAATGGCTCCCAAATCAACAATATTTCCCGTGAAGCTTTGAAAGCTGTTCGTCTTGCAGTGAACGATACAATTCAATTAGGTGACTTTACACTCTTAGTTGAAGAAATTACGGTTTATTCTCAGTTAGACAATTTATTTGAAGAAGAAGAAGAACCTACCGAGCCATCAATTGCTCATTTATATCCTTCTGTTACTACAGAGATGTCATCTGGCGATCGCTCTTCTGATCGCGCCGTAGATATTGTGGCTTCTATTGTTGAAGCTTCTGTAAATTCTAGTCAATATATGCCACTTGCTGTCCTCTCTCCCCATGAAATTCCTCGTTGGACAAAGGGAAATCTTACTTTGAAATGTGTCAATATCATTGCTGAAACCGCCGATGTCAAGACCTTTAGCTTTGTGACGACACCTCCCCATTTATTTACCTACAAAGCAGGACAGTTCATTACTCTAGAGACAGCAATTGATGGCGTAGAAGTATCGCGTTCCTATTCTATTTCCTCAACTCCATCACGCCCCCATTCTCTCGAAATTACCGTTAAACAAGTTCCTTCGCTAAATCCTGAAGATTTTACAATCTTTGAGGATTTGATGTCTAATTGGCTGCATAACAATTTTAATGTGGGTTCGCAAATTCGTGCTAGTGGAGCATTTGGGGATTTCACTTGTTTTGATTATCCTTCTCAAAAGTTACTATTTCTATCGGCTGGTAGTGGCATTACGCCAATGATGTCCATGTCCCGATGGATTTACGATACTCATTCCGATTGTGATGTAGTATTTTTCCATTGTGCACGCAGTCCACAGGATATTATCTATAAACAAGAATTAGAACTAATGGCAGCGCGATCGCCTAAGTTTCATTTAGCCATCACGGTCACTCGTCCCACAGTTCAACAACCGTGGATAGGGCTACGTGGTCGATTGACCACTGCGATGTTGGAAATGATTGCTCCTGATTGGCGCGATCGCACTGTATTTGTACATGGTCCTGAAGGCTTTATGCAAAGCACAAAATCCTTGCTAGAAGGGATGGGCTTCCCAATGCAGCAATATCATGAAGAAGACTTTGATGAGACGGAAAATCCATCAAATTCATCTCAATCTAAAGATGAACTATTAGCAACCTAA
- a CDS encoding DUF167 domain-containing protein — protein sequence MKKSIKVKPNSKKQAIIEEEDGSLTVHLKSPPVDGKANKELVDLLAKKFGVPKSNITIQVGLSGRNKVVNIEGNTKD from the coding sequence ATGAAAAAGTCAATCAAAGTTAAGCCTAATTCCAAAAAGCAGGCTATTATCGAAGAGGAAGATGGAAGTTTGACAGTACATTTAAAATCACCACCCGTTGATGGTAAGGCAAACAAAGAACTAGTGGATCTTTTGGCTAAAAAGTTTGGTGTACCGAAATCGAATATTACCATTCAAGTTGGTTTATCTGGGCGGAATAAAGTGGTTAATATCGAGGGCAATACCAAAGACTAA
- a CDS encoding ribonuclease J — translation MPTSNAPALKIIALGGLHEIGKNTWVFEYNDEIMLLDGGLSFPDNMMPGVNVVLPDMTYLRDNKHKIKGMIVTHGHEDHIGAISFHLKQFEIPVIYGPRLAMALLEDKLREAGVLNRTELRRVMPRDVVRVGSSFFVEFIRNTHSIADSFSIAINTPAGVVIHSGDFKIDHTPVDGEFFDLHRLAEHGEKGVLALISDSTNAELPGITPSERAVYPNLEKYIMMAKGRVIITTFASSVHRVNMILDIADKQGRVVGVVGRSMLNVIAHARNLGYIKCRDDLFQPLQNLRHYRDDQILILTTGSQGEPMSALTRMSNSSHKQLEVRKGDTIIFSANPIPGNTIPVVRTIDRLIALGADVIYGKDKGIHVSGHGSQEEHKMMLALVRPKFFFPAHGELRMLKQHAKMAENMGIPAENIVIAENGDVVEVCQDYMKIVDKVPSGVELVDSSRDGMVKGDVLRDRQQIAGDGIFTIAVSVGLDGKLSTTPDIQLSGVVLPMEHSQIIAAVSKAIDNSLANSWGNFARNVGELEVDWVGLRGQLERDLTRVLRQQIQSKPMIVFLLQTPPNSTQSAPAPAAKPNALGVTLKSGAVKVIAKDNAASSNGNGAAATAAAATTTTATGAATASTGRRRRTAATV, via the coding sequence ATGCCTACATCTAACGCTCCCGCTCTCAAAATTATTGCCCTTGGTGGACTCCATGAAATCGGCAAAAATACTTGGGTATTTGAATATAACGATGAAATCATGCTGCTTGATGGTGGCTTGTCCTTCCCCGACAATATGATGCCTGGGGTAAACGTTGTATTGCCCGATATGACTTATTTACGTGATAACAAACATAAAATCAAAGGTATGATTGTCACCCACGGTCATGAAGATCATATTGGTGCAATTTCCTTCCATTTAAAACAGTTTGAAATTCCTGTAATTTATGGTCCTCGTTTAGCAATGGCATTGCTCGAAGACAAACTTCGCGAAGCAGGCGTATTAAATCGTACTGAACTGCGTCGAGTCATGCCCCGTGACGTAGTTCGCGTCGGTAGTAGCTTCTTTGTGGAATTCATTCGCAATACCCACTCGATCGCTGACAGTTTCTCGATCGCTATTAATACTCCTGCGGGTGTAGTCATCCATTCGGGTGACTTCAAAATTGACCATACCCCCGTTGATGGCGAATTTTTTGACCTCCATCGATTAGCTGAACATGGAGAAAAGGGTGTACTTGCCTTAATTAGCGATTCGACCAATGCCGAACTTCCTGGAATTACTCCTTCGGAGAGAGCCGTATATCCCAATCTTGAGAAATATATCATGATGGCAAAGGGGCGCGTGATTATCACCACCTTCGCGTCTTCCGTCCATCGGGTAAACATGATTTTGGATATTGCTGATAAGCAGGGTCGTGTCGTTGGTGTGGTTGGACGTTCCATGCTGAATGTGATTGCCCATGCACGTAACCTCGGTTACATCAAGTGTCGCGATGACCTCTTCCAACCTCTGCAAAACTTGCGTCATTATCGTGATGATCAAATTCTGATTTTGACTACGGGTTCTCAAGGTGAGCCAATGTCGGCACTAACTCGCATGTCCAATTCCAGCCACAAGCAACTAGAAGTCCGTAAAGGCGACACGATCATCTTCTCCGCTAATCCTATTCCCGGAAATACAATTCCTGTAGTTCGTACTATTGACCGTTTGATTGCTTTGGGTGCAGATGTAATCTACGGTAAGGATAAAGGTATTCACGTTTCAGGGCATGGTTCTCAAGAAGAACATAAGATGATGCTTGCCCTTGTCCGTCCTAAGTTCTTCTTCCCTGCTCACGGTGAATTGAGAATGCTGAAGCAGCACGCCAAGATGGCAGAAAATATGGGTATTCCTGCTGAAAATATCGTCATTGCGGAAAATGGTGATGTAGTCGAAGTTTGCCAAGACTATATGAAGATTGTAGACAAGGTTCCTTCTGGTGTGGAACTAGTTGACTCTTCTCGTGATGGCATGGTTAAAGGTGATGTCTTGCGCGATCGCCAACAGATTGCGGGTGATGGTATTTTCACAATCGCGGTATCCGTTGGTCTAGATGGTAAGCTCTCCACCACACCTGATATTCAACTCAGTGGTGTTGTCCTACCGATGGAACATTCACAGATTATTGCCGCAGTTTCTAAGGCGATCGATAATTCCTTAGCGAATTCTTGGGGTAACTTTGCTCGCAATGTGGGTGAGTTAGAAGTTGATTGGGTTGGTCTGCGTGGTCAACTTGAGCGTGATCTTACCCGTGTTTTGCGTCAACAAATCCAAAGCAAACCCATGATCGTGTTCCTATTACAAACACCACCAAATTCTACACAGTCAGCCCCAGCACCTGCTGCTAAGCCTAATGCGTTAGGTGTCACCCTGAAATCAGGTGCAGTGAAAGTAATTGCCAAAGACAATGCGGCAAGTAGTAATGGCAATGGTGCGGCGGCTACTGCGGCGGCGGCTACAACCACAACAGCTACAGGTGCAGCAACGGCAAGTACTGGTAGACGTAGGCGCACTGCTGCAACCGTTTAG
- the dapA gene encoding 4-hydroxy-tetrahydrodipicolinate synthase, with protein sequence MSEIDFGRLLTAMITPFDKEGNVDYAQAEKLAHHLVETGTDTIVVCGTTGESPTLSWDEEYQLFTVIQQAIAGKAKIMAGTGSNSTSEAISATQKAAHLGLDGTLQVTPYYNKPPQEGLYQHFRAIAEAAPELPILLYNVPGRTGCKLEPETVARLAEIPSIIGIKEATGDLDQASQIRALTPAEFEIYSGDDSLTLPLMAVGAKGVVSVASHLVGNQLQKMMQSFAAGNTQEALQIHLHLFPLFKALFLTSNPIPLKSALRLVGLDTGVVRSPLVSGSAELEAKLEVVLKKLGLLN encoded by the coding sequence ATGAGTGAAATCGATTTCGGACGTTTACTAACAGCAATGATTACTCCCTTTGATAAAGAAGGGAATGTCGATTATGCCCAAGCCGAAAAACTCGCCCATCATCTTGTGGAGACAGGCACTGATACGATTGTCGTATGTGGTACGACAGGCGAATCACCTACCCTAAGTTGGGATGAAGAATATCAATTATTTACGGTAATCCAACAAGCGATCGCTGGCAAAGCCAAAATTATGGCTGGTACAGGATCAAATTCTACTTCCGAGGCTATATCTGCGACCCAAAAAGCTGCACATCTCGGATTAGATGGTACACTGCAAGTAACACCGTATTACAACAAGCCTCCACAGGAGGGACTGTACCAACATTTTCGAGCGATCGCTGAAGCTGCTCCAGAGCTACCGATCCTTCTCTATAATGTGCCTGGACGAACAGGTTGTAAACTAGAGCCTGAAACCGTTGCTAGATTAGCGGAAATACCAAGTATTATCGGCATCAAAGAAGCGACAGGTGATTTAGATCAAGCTAGTCAAATTCGCGCCCTCACACCCGCCGAGTTTGAGATCTATTCAGGGGATGACTCTCTGACATTGCCCTTAATGGCAGTGGGTGCAAAGGGAGTTGTTAGTGTTGCTTCGCATCTAGTGGGTAATCAGCTCCAAAAAATGATGCAATCCTTTGCCGCAGGCAACACCCAAGAAGCTTTGCAAATTCACCTTCATCTCTTCCCTCTATTTAAGGCTTTATTCTTAACCAGTAATCCTATTCCTCTAAAGTCAGCCTTACGCTTAGTGGGATTAGATACAGGTGTAGTGCGATCGCCTCTAGTGTCTGGTAGCGCTGAACTCGAAGCAAAGCTTGAAGTTGTACTAAAGAAACTAGGACTTCTTAACTAG
- a CDS encoding aspartate-semialdehyde dehydrogenase yields MSRKYNVAILGATGAVGTELLALLEERNFPLGKLKLLASERSAGKSIKFAGEELNLEAVTESSFNGVDIVLASAGGSISKKWLPIATKAGAVSIDNSSAFRMDPNVPLIVPEVNPEAAAEHKGIIANPNCTTILLSVAIYPLHQVQPIQRIVAATYQSASGAGARAMEEVKLQSQAILNGEPAVAEVLPYPLAFNLFPHNSPMTDNSYCEEEMKMVNETRKIFGDHDIRITATCVRVPVLRAHSEAINLEFKQPFSTNKAREILASAPGVQLVEDFNKNYFPMPIEASGKDDVLVGRIRQDISHPNALELWLCGDQIRKGAALNAVQIAELLIAKSLL; encoded by the coding sequence TTGAGTAGGAAATATAACGTTGCCATTCTTGGAGCAACAGGCGCAGTCGGTACAGAACTTCTGGCTTTGCTAGAAGAAAGAAATTTTCCTTTGGGCAAGTTAAAACTCCTTGCCTCAGAGCGATCGGCGGGTAAGTCGATTAAGTTTGCTGGTGAAGAATTAAACCTTGAAGCTGTCACCGAATCATCCTTTAATGGTGTGGATATCGTGCTGGCTTCAGCAGGGGGTAGCATCTCCAAAAAGTGGCTACCGATCGCCACTAAAGCAGGGGCAGTATCCATTGATAACTCCAGCGCATTTCGGATGGATCCCAATGTTCCTCTGATTGTGCCAGAAGTTAATCCTGAAGCTGCTGCTGAGCATAAAGGGATAATTGCTAATCCTAACTGCACCACGATTTTGTTAAGTGTTGCTATTTATCCTCTGCATCAAGTACAACCCATCCAACGCATTGTGGCGGCTACTTACCAGTCAGCGAGTGGCGCAGGGGCAAGAGCAATGGAAGAGGTGAAATTGCAGTCACAAGCAATCCTCAATGGTGAACCTGCTGTAGCCGAAGTTTTGCCCTATCCTCTCGCCTTTAATTTGTTTCCCCATAATTCGCCAATGACGGATAATTCCTATTGCGAGGAAGAGATGAAAATGGTCAATGAAACTCGCAAGATTTTTGGTGACCATGATATTCGGATCACGGCAACCTGTGTACGGGTTCCCGTATTGCGAGCACATTCTGAAGCGATTAACCTAGAGTTTAAGCAACCCTTCAGTACTAATAAAGCTAGAGAAATTCTTGCCTCAGCCCCTGGAGTCCAATTAGTTGAAGATTTCAACAAAAATTATTTCCCCATGCCCATTGAGGCAAGTGGTAAAGATGATGTACTTGTGGGTAGAATTCGCCAAGACATATCTCATCCTAACGCACTGGAATTGTGGTTATGCGGCGATCAAATCCGTAAAGGTGCAGCGTTGAATGCAGTCCAGATCGCTGAATTACTGATTGCTAAGTCTCTTCTCTAA
- a CDS encoding DUF3143 domain-containing protein, whose amino-acid sequence MALPSPTTPLYNHPLPALEAWLDEQGCYQDQSNPNVWRVTRSSWQAEIIMDVEDIRVRYIQDGYGGKEIQRAFPYSLSRQDVEDAIFTGP is encoded by the coding sequence ATGGCGCTCCCATCACCAACTACCCCGCTTTACAATCACCCTTTGCCAGCACTCGAAGCATGGTTAGATGAGCAAGGTTGTTATCAGGATCAGTCCAATCCCAATGTCTGGCGCGTAACGCGATCGTCGTGGCAAGCTGAAATCATCATGGACGTTGAAGATATTAGGGTACGCTATATTCAAGATGGCTATGGGGGCAAAGAAATTCAACGCGCTTTCCCTTATTCCCTTAGTCGCCAAGATGTTGAAGATGCGATTTTTACTGGTCCATAA
- a CDS encoding J domain-containing protein, producing MSNSKPPSNKTANGSNELPNNPQFAAKVDKTYYALLGVSPWASEIEIRRAYRDLSKLYHPDTTQLSKEVAIENFRKINEAYATLSNADRRSAYDRLIQFSRFQYTNSNNGIKSQNQAPSNLQTIDDDGLPTERPLSGGELFSLLLIGATLVACLVLAILVAWLRGDRLLPEAITPLSIVFR from the coding sequence ATGTCTAACTCTAAGCCACCATCTAACAAAACCGCAAATGGCAGTAACGAATTGCCAAATAATCCTCAATTTGCTGCCAAGGTAGACAAAACCTACTATGCCTTATTAGGTGTCAGTCCTTGGGCGAGTGAAATTGAAATTCGCCGAGCCTATCGAGATCTCAGTAAGCTCTATCATCCTGACACGACCCAGTTATCTAAAGAGGTGGCGATCGAGAATTTCCGAAAAATTAATGAAGCCTACGCAACTCTTAGTAATGCCGATCGCCGTAGTGCCTATGATCGCCTAATCCAATTTTCGCGGTTTCAATATACAAATTCAAACAATGGTATAAAATCGCAAAATCAAGCACCAAGCAATCTTCAGACAATTGATGATGATGGACTGCCTACAGAACGCCCCTTATCTGGGGGAGAACTATTTTCACTCTTGTTAATTGGTGCTACGCTAGTTGCCTGTTTAGTTTTAGCGATCTTAGTTGCTTGGCTGCGTGGCGATCGCCTTTTACCAGAAGCGATCACGCCTTTATCAATTGTTTTTCGTTAA
- a CDS encoding phosphatidate cytidylyltransferase — MPSWTRIISALLVVPLALGAIALGGWAFTAAFALLVVLGQMEYFALVRAKEIVPASKITIFVSLVLLIASQLQAGLADAMIPIAGTFICFYLLFQSRIATIADIAASILGLFYVGYLPSFWIRIRGIGDGAIFQVSDRLQQFDIFNYLRNIEFLSWLRITFPVTNGSVYVLMGFCCIWASDVGAYIFGKIWGRTRLSDISPKKTVEGAIAGLLCCCATAIIWAFSVGWHNWLLSGLILGLLIGTAGLLGDLTESMMKRDAGVKDSGQIMPGHGGILDRADSYMFTAPLVYYFFTLILPIVS, encoded by the coding sequence ATGCCTTCTTGGACTCGCATTATTAGTGCTTTATTAGTCGTTCCACTTGCGTTAGGCGCGATCGCGCTAGGTGGTTGGGCGTTCACAGCCGCTTTTGCGCTGTTAGTGGTTTTGGGTCAGATGGAATATTTCGCACTAGTAAGAGCTAAAGAGATTGTTCCTGCTAGCAAAATTACGATTTTTGTCAGCTTAGTTTTGCTGATCGCATCGCAATTACAGGCTGGGCTAGCGGATGCAATGATCCCGATCGCAGGCACATTTATTTGCTTTTATCTCCTCTTTCAGTCCCGCATTGCCACTATCGCTGACATTGCCGCCTCGATTTTAGGTTTATTTTATGTTGGTTACTTACCTAGCTTCTGGATTCGGATCAGAGGAATTGGTGATGGTGCAATATTTCAAGTGAGCGATCGCCTACAGCAGTTTGATATTTTTAATTATTTACGAAATATCGAGTTTTTAAGCTGGTTGCGAATTACGTTTCCTGTCACTAATGGCAGTGTTTATGTCCTGATGGGCTTTTGTTGTATTTGGGCTTCAGATGTTGGTGCTTATATCTTTGGCAAGATCTGGGGACGGACTCGCCTCTCTGATATCAGTCCGAAGAAAACCGTCGAAGGGGCGATCGCAGGTTTATTGTGCTGCTGTGCCACTGCGATTATTTGGGCGTTTAGTGTAGGCTGGCACAACTGGTTACTATCTGGCTTGATTTTGGGACTACTAATTGGAACCGCAGGCTTGTTGGGTGATTTAACTGAATCAATGATGAAACGTGATGCTGGTGTCAAGGATTCTGGACAAATTATGCCTGGACATGGTGGCATTTTGGATCGTGCTGATAGCTATATGTTCACTGCGCCTTTGGTGTATTACTTCTTTACTTTAATTTTGCCAATCGTTAGCTAG
- a CDS encoding VIT domain-containing protein — MKSIKPIYIAIPVAIALAGVIAHRTLAQSNSLNKPLSTPTSMITSGIMEPVSDRSVPTQNLKERPVGGLYVQTRDRQQQPFTLTNTDVKGKISGNISRVEVTQTFQNPYDKPLEAIYVFPLPDQAAVDDMEIKIGDRVIKGDIKKREEAKEIYERARQEGRTAGLLEQERDNIFTQSLANIKPGEQIKVTIRYTESLKFEKGDYEFVFPMVVGPRYIPGQAIDPKGNTNQVPDASRITPPVLRPEMRSGNDISVSLQIDAGVPIRNLYSTSHRLDVKNNGETVELKLANGDNIPNKDLIVRYKVSGDRTAPTVLTTTTDQGAHFATYLIPAIAYRTDQIVPKDVVFLMDTSGSQSGDPIIKSRELMTRFINGLNPNDTFTIIDFSSTTRQLSSYPLPNTSANRQKALNYINQIDANGGTELMNGINAVTNFPSANDGRIRSVVLITDGYIGNDNEVIAAVQKNLKPGNRLYSFGVGSSVNRYLLERIAEMGRGTSRVVRQDEPTQEVAEKFFRQINNPVLTNIQVKWEGEGSAPEIYPSNAPDLFAEQPLVLFGKKGDRANGKLKITGIAAGGERYEQTLDVNFGGENSNLGIAQLWGRARIKDLMNQMFGGEVKSLVDAVTQTALNYRLLSQYTAFVAVSEEVRVNPEGGKVTVQVPVLIPEGVNYDGIFGGAPKPSTPANAPAPLSLTPSLRSSGRLQGNATSAELEPFTGKDILQTRLRPNTNANVDAKVAAKASSQIQVVSITGLTGLDAASAQQVIEQQLRSLRVPAGFNGVVVLEMPIQNGRLTRFILDDVASTLKDKNLVELLKRSLQNVVLPSSAQGTMRLTLKVNS; from the coding sequence ATGAAATCGATTAAGCCTATTTATATTGCTATTCCCGTTGCGATCGCCCTTGCGGGAGTGATTGCTCATCGCACCCTAGCACAGTCAAATTCTCTCAACAAACCTCTAAGTACTCCTACCTCTATGATTACTTCAGGAATTATGGAACCAGTCAGCGATCGCTCAGTACCTACGCAAAACCTTAAAGAGCGTCCTGTGGGGGGGCTATATGTACAAACACGCGATCGCCAACAGCAACCCTTTACCCTTACTAATACCGATGTCAAAGGCAAAATCTCAGGAAACATTTCGCGAGTGGAAGTTACCCAAACCTTCCAAAACCCCTATGATAAACCCCTAGAAGCCATCTATGTATTTCCCTTGCCCGATCAAGCTGCCGTCGATGACATGGAAATCAAGATCGGTGATCGCGTAATTAAGGGAGATATCAAAAAGCGTGAGGAAGCCAAAGAAATCTATGAACGCGCCCGTCAAGAGGGACGTACTGCAGGCTTGCTAGAACAGGAACGCGATAATATTTTCACGCAATCCCTAGCGAATATTAAACCAGGGGAACAAATCAAGGTAACAATTCGCTATACAGAAAGCCTGAAATTTGAGAAGGGAGATTATGAATTTGTGTTCCCGATGGTCGTGGGTCCTCGCTATATTCCCGGACAAGCGATCGATCCTAAGGGCAATACTAATCAAGTTCCCGATGCCTCAAGAATTACGCCGCCTGTACTCCGTCCTGAAATGAGATCGGGCAATGATATTAGCGTTAGTTTACAAATTGATGCAGGAGTTCCTATTCGCAATCTCTATTCCACTTCCCATCGTCTTGATGTGAAAAATAATGGCGAAACGGTGGAATTGAAACTTGCTAATGGCGACAATATTCCCAATAAGGATTTGATCGTACGCTACAAAGTTAGTGGCGATCGCACAGCTCCCACGGTTCTCACCACGACTACTGACCAAGGCGCACACTTTGCTACTTACCTGATTCCTGCGATCGCCTATCGTACTGATCAAATTGTGCCAAAGGATGTCGTTTTCTTGATGGATACATCAGGTTCGCAATCGGGCGATCCAATTATCAAATCACGGGAATTAATGACTCGCTTTATCAATGGCTTGAATCCTAACGATACATTTACGATTATTGATTTCTCTAGTACCACCCGCCAGCTTTCTAGCTATCCCTTGCCCAATACGTCCGCCAATCGTCAAAAGGCTCTGAACTATATCAATCAAATTGATGCCAATGGTGGCACAGAGTTAATGAATGGGATTAATGCGGTTACTAATTTTCCATCTGCTAATGATGGACGGATTCGTAGCGTTGTTCTGATTACCGATGGCTATATTGGCAATGATAATGAAGTAATTGCAGCAGTGCAGAAAAATCTCAAACCTGGAAATCGCCTCTATAGCTTTGGGGTAGGTAGTTCCGTTAATCGCTATTTGCTAGAACGAATTGCCGAAATGGGACGCGGTACATCGAGAGTCGTGCGTCAAGATGAACCCACGCAAGAAGTCGCTGAAAAGTTCTTCCGTCAAATTAACAATCCCGTTCTCACGAATATCCAAGTCAAATGGGAAGGTGAAGGCTCAGCCCCAGAAATCTATCCTAGCAATGCTCCCGATTTATTCGCTGAGCAACCCCTAGTTCTCTTTGGCAAAAAAGGCGATCGCGCCAATGGAAAATTAAAAATCACAGGTATCGCCGCAGGTGGTGAACGCTACGAGCAAACCCTTGATGTCAATTTTGGCGGAGAGAATAGCAATCTCGGCATTGCCCAACTTTGGGGACGCGCCCGCATTAAGGATCTAATGAATCAGATGTTTGGCGGTGAAGTGAAATCTCTTGTAGATGCAGTTACGCAAACTGCCCTTAACTATCGCTTATTATCTCAATACACTGCCTTTGTTGCCGTCAGCGAGGAAGTGCGCGTAAATCCTGAAGGGGGAAAAGTGACAGTTCAAGTACCTGTCTTAATTCCTGAAGGTGTCAATTATGATGGCATTTTTGGTGGCGCACCAAAACCTTCCACACCCGCAAATGCTCCCGCACCTTTATCTTTAACACCATCATTGAGAAGTTCTGGACGATTACAGGGAAATGCAACCTCAGCAGAATTAGAACCTTTTACAGGTAAGGATATATTGCAAACTAGACTGAGACCTAATACAAATGCCAATGTTGATGCAAAAGTAGCAGCAAAGGCTAGTTCTCAGATTCAAGTAGTGAGCATTACAGGCTTAACTGGTCTAGATGCGGCATCTGCACAACAGGTAATCGAGCAACAATTGCGATCGCTCCGAGTTCCTGCTGGTTTTAATGGAGTTGTTGTCCTAGAGATGCCAATCCAAAATGGTAGACTGACCAGATTCATTCTTGATGATGTCGCTTCCACCTTAAAGGATAAAAATCTTGTGGAATTGCTCAAGCGATCGCTACAGAATGTCGTCCTACCATCATCGGCTCAAGGCACAATGCGTCTCACCCTCAAAGTAAATAGCTAA
- a CDS encoding TetR/AcrR family transcriptional regulator, translated as MSKQTYVPILLKLFRQFGYEGVTLSKISQETGLGKASLYHHFPRGKAEMAETALNYVNNLLETRILEILKREDPPIAKFQDMFAAISNFFNEGQSSCLWSVLVMQQSSDDLFHEQIKWAFCLWIDAISEVLIDGGVDQKMARERAEDAMISLQGALILSHGLKDTAPFKRVMERLPHQLCQGLE; from the coding sequence ATGTCCAAACAAACCTATGTCCCAATTCTTCTAAAACTGTTTCGGCAGTTTGGTTATGAGGGAGTAACTCTTTCCAAAATTTCCCAAGAAACGGGCTTAGGGAAAGCTAGCCTCTATCACCATTTCCCTAGAGGTAAAGCGGAAATGGCGGAGACAGCCCTTAATTATGTGAATAATCTGCTAGAGACAAGAATTTTGGAAATTTTGAAGCGCGAAGATCCCCCGATCGCTAAATTTCAAGATATGTTTGCCGCAATTAGCAACTTTTTTAATGAGGGACAAAGCTCTTGCCTTTGGTCTGTTTTGGTAATGCAGCAGTCCAGTGATGATCTTTTTCACGAACAAATTAAGTGGGCTTTTTGTCTGTGGATTGATGCGATCTCCGAAGTATTAATTGATGGGGGGGTAGATCAAAAAATGGCTAGGGAAAGGGCTGAAGATGCGATGATTTCCCTGCAAGGAGCCTTAATTTTGTCTCACGGACTTAAGGACACTGCACCATTTAAAAGAGTAATGGAACGCTTGCCCCATCAACTTTGCCAAGGTTTAGAGTAG